In Torulaspora globosa chromosome 1, complete sequence, a genomic segment contains:
- a CDS encoding uncharacterized protein (ancestral locus Anc_8.722): protein MASSLPTIIFACLAVLMSFLRRYKPFRNWAASLMQHSLSDYLLPSKQLVVATPDFKICKTAPCFETSESTTLYELTQCLAQLQEYSVRAQRQNATIFNRTKELDEIHIEQLRELEYFSKIKEVNKCIEANHSVLKAVISHILEKIVRANFKNTEDEALPDQLKTICAELGYTLNNDGSLKFVSEQVVLAASPSNQNRVNEAIGHLCRDWSSGFLCEREPLIEFICKSLNHPSVDSGKRTLIVIPGAGAGQIPYSTAKKFPNFDVVSIELSPLMYVFNEFALDHGTDVGIRPFCQHYSGSSSVQSQTRKFNVQLTGIKRPSNLTVHWGNFLQYTTNGQKYDQVIVCTAFFIDTAENLFEYIKAIESLSDCCDELQWINIGPLKYETRPLVQFTADELRQLRELRGWRDIVEERVTDYKSGLNGYMTDRESLYQGYYGLLKFHTRFQKEKNTIRDD from the coding sequence ATGGCGTCCAGTTTGCCGACCATTATCTTTGCATGCCTCGCTGTGCTGATGTCGTTTCTTAGAAGATATAAGCCTTTCAGAAACTGGGCTGCCTCTTTGATGCAACATTCACTCTCAGATTACCTTTTGCCATCCAAGCAACTTGTCGTGGCAACGCCCGATTTCAAGATATGCAAGACTGCACCCTGTTTCGAGACCTCTGAGAGCACCACACTTTATGAGCTAACTCAATGCCTTGCGCAATTACAAGAGTACAGTGTCAGAGCTCAGCGTCAGAATGCTACCATCTTCAACAGAACAAAGGAACTGGATGAGATTCATATTGAACAGTTGAGGGAGCTCGAATATTTCTCCAAGATTAAAGAAGTGAATAAATGTATTGAAGCGAATCACAGTGTTTTAAAGGCAGTTATTAGCCATattcttgagaagatcgtTCGGGccaacttcaagaataCGGAGGATGAAGCTTTACctgatcaattgaaaaCAATTTGTGCTGAGCTAGGTTACACCCTCAACAATGACGGTTCATTGAAGTTCGTCAGCGAACAAGTCGTGTTGGCGGCGTCGCCGTCCAACCAGAATCGAGTAAATGAGGCTATAGGTCATCTATGTAGAGACTGGAGCAGCGGTTTTCTGTGTGAGCGAGAGCCATTGATCGAATTTATCTGCAAGAGCCTAAATCACCCTAGTGTCGACAGCGGCAAGAGAACTCTGATTGTCATTCCTGGAGCAGGAGCAGGACAAATACCTTACTCCACGGCCAAAAAATTTCCAAATTTTGATGTTGTTTCTATTGAGCTATCACCTCTCATGTATGTGTTCAACGAATTTGCTTTAGACCATGGAACCGACGTTGGAATTAGGCCATTTTGTCAGCATTACTCTGGAAGCTCCAGCGTGCAAAGTCAAACGAGGAAATTTAATGTTCAACTAACGGGCATAAAGAGGCCATCAAACTTAACAGTTCATTGGGGTAATTTCCTTCAATACACTACCAATGGACAGAAATATGACCAAGTCATTGTCTGTACAGCTTTTTTCATTGACACGGCCGAGAATTTATTTGAATACATCAAGGCTATCGAATCATTGAGCGACTGCTGCGATGAACTGCAATGGATCAACATTGGACCCCTAAAATACGAGACGAGACCGTTGGTTCAATTTACAGCAGATGAATTACGACAACTGCGTGAGCTTCGAGGCTGGCGCGACATTgtcgaagaaagagttACTGACTATAAGAGTGGGCTGAATGGATACATGACCGATCGCGAATCGTTATACCAGGGTTATTATGGTTTACTTAAATTCCATACTCGGTttcagaaagagaaaaatACGATCCGAGACGACTGA
- the VPH1 gene encoding H(+)-transporting V0 sector ATPase subunit a (ancestral locus Anc_8.718) gives MSGSLQVAEKQEAIFRSAEMSLIQLYIPQEIARETVYTLGQLGLVQFRDLNSKVRAFQRAFVDDIRRLDNVERQYRYFFKLLKKHDIRLYEEIPEENSQMELSPGSARIDDHIQNASYLENRLLQMEEASEQLELQKADLEQYRFVLKSGEQFFSKDMQPGPAAVSDNDEEMNVGSTLPSSVNYVTGVIPRGKVAVLEQILWRVLRGNLYFRHIELAEPVYDARTKEKVDKNAFIVFSHGDLIIRRIQKIAESLDAKLYDLDPSAEARSKQLQQTNQSLSDLATVLESTTTTLNSELYAIAKELNAWFQDISREKSVHETLNKFIFDVNRKTLIAEGWVPEDQVAILQEKLGQMTSKLGVDVPSIIQVLETNKTPPTFHRVNKFTAGFQNICDCYGIAQYREVNAGLPTIVTFPFMFAIMFGDLGHGTLMALVALVLVMNERKLDKMKRGEIFDMLYSGRYIVLLMGLFSMYTGFLYNDIFSKSMTIFKSGWKWPDHWELGETITARQVGTYPIGLDWAWHGTDNALLFTNSYKMKLSVLMGFIHMTYSYFFSLANHIYFKSWIDIVGNFIPGLLFMQGIFGYLSVCIVYKWAVDWIKDGRPAPGLLNMLINMFLAPGKVDDELYPHQAKVQVFLLLIALGCVPCLLLIKPLHFKLTHKQDGHQPLATADELEVEHLLGSSDDDAQDLDDDAHPHAEQFSDVMIHQVIHTIEFCLNCVSHTASYLRLWALSLAHAQLSSVLWTMSIQIAFGITGFAGVLMTVFLFAMWFALTCAVLVGMEGTSAMLHSLRLHWVESMSKFFVGEGTPYEPFAFQHADLDADTAAAATVAASPAV, from the coding sequence ATGTCTGGATCTTTGCAGGTGGCAGAGAAACAGGAGGCGATCTTCCGCTCTGCGGAGATGTCGCTTATCCAGCTGTATATTCCACAGGAGATTGCTAGAGAGACAGTTTATACACTAGGGCAGCTTGGTTTGGTTCAATTTCGTGACTTGAACTCCAAAGTGCGAGCATTTCAAAGGGCATTTGTGGATGACATCAGGAGACTGGACAACGTGGAAAGACAATATCggtatttcttcaagctcttgaagaagcacGATATCCGTTTGTATGAGGAGAttcctgaagaaaattCTCAAATGGAGCTTTCGCCCGGAAGCGCGAGGATTGACGATCATATTCAGAATGCTTCATACCTGGAGAACCGTTTGCTACAGATGGAGGAAGCGTCCGAGCAACTAGAGTTGCAGAAAGCAGATCTGGAACAGTATAGATTTGTGCTGAAGTCTGGCGAGCAGTTTTTCTCGAAGGATATGCAGCCGGGGCCCGCCGCCGTCTCTGAcaacgatgaagagatgaaCGTTGGCTCGACGTTGCCTTCCTCCGTGAATTACGTTACCGGTGTCATCCCAAGAGGAAAGGTAGCCGTATTAGAACAGATCTTGTGGAGAGTGTTGCGTGGTAACCTTTACTTCAGGCATATTGAGCTGGCCGAACCTGTTTATGATGCCAGGACAAAGGAAAAAGTTGATAAGAACGCGTTCATTGTTTTTTCTCATGGTGATTTGATTATCAGGAGAATCCAGAAGATTGCCGAATCGCTAGATGCCAAACTCTATGATCTCGATCCATCAGCCGAAGCTAGATCCAAACAACTACAACAAACGAATCAAAGTTTGAGCGATCTGGCCACTGTGTTGGAGAGCACAACAACCACATTGAACAGTGAACTGTATGCTATTGCCAAGGAACTGAACGCCTGGTTTCAAGACATCTCAAGGGAAAAATCGGTACACGAAACGTTGAACAAATTTATTTTCGATGTGAACAGGAAAACCCTGATCGCCGAGGGTTGGGTGCCAGAGGATCAGGTGGCCATCTTGCAGGAGAAACTCGGTCAAATGACGAGTAAACTCGGTGTCGACGTTCCGTCGATtattcaagttcttgaaacaAACAAAACACCGCCAACCTTCCATAGGGTTAACAAGTTCACTGCTGGTTTCCAAAACATCTGCGACTGTTACGGTATTGCCCAGTACCGCGAGGTGAATGCTGGTTTGCCAACGATTGTGACTTTTCCCTTCATGTTCGCGATCATGTTTGGTGATCTAGGTCATGGAACACTGATGGCTTTGGTGGCATTGGTGCTGGTTATGAACGAGAGAAAGCTCGacaagatgaagagagGCGAAATTTTTGACATGCTGTACAGCGGACGGTACATCGTGTTGCTGATGGGGTTGTTTTCCATGTACACCGGTTTCCTGTACAACGACATCTTCTCGAAATCGATGACGATTTTCAAGTCTGGCTGGAAGTGGCCAGACCACTGGGAGCTGGGCGAAACCATCACTGCTCGCCAGGTTGGCACTTACCCGATCGGTCTGGATTGGGCATGGCACGGTACCGATAACGCATTGCTGTTTACCAACTCCTACAAGATGAAGCTATCCGTGCTCATGGGGTTCATCCACATGACCTACTCCTACTTCTTCTCGCTGGCCAACCACATCTACTTCAAGTCGTGGATCGACATCGTCGGCAACTTCATCCCCGGTCTACTGTTCATGCAAGGCATCTTCGGCTATCTCTCCGTGTGCATTGTCTACAAATGGGCGGTCGACTGGATCAAGGACGGCAGGCCCGCTCCGGGCCTGTTGAACATGCTGATCAACATGTTCCTGGCCCCAGGCAAGGTCGACGACGAGCTCTACCCGCACCAGGCCAAGGTTCAAGtctttctgctgctgatcGCGCTCGGCTGCGTCCCCTGCCTGCTCCTGATCAAGCCTCTGCATTTCAAGCTCACCCACAAGCAGGACGGCCACCAGCCGCTCGCCACGGCGGACGAACTGGAGGTCGAGCACCTGCTCGGCAGcagcgacgacgacgcCCAAGATCTCGACGACGACGCGCACCCGCACGCCGAGCAGTTCAGCGACGTCATGATCCACCAGGTCATCCACACCATCGAGTTCTGTCTGAACTGCGTCTCCCACACCGCGTCCTACCTGCGTCTGTGGGCGCTGTCGCTCGCCCACGCCCAGCTCTCGAGCGTCCTGTGGACCATGTCCATCCAGATCGCGTTCGGCATCACCGGCTTCGCCGGCGTCCTCATGACCGTGTTCCTCTTCGCCATGTGGTTCGCGCTGACCTGCGCCGTGCTCGTCGGCATGGAGGGCACCTCCGCCATGCTCCACTCGCTGCGTCTCCACTGGGTCGAGTCCATGTCCAAGTTCTTTGTCGGCGAAGGTACGCCCTACGAGCCGTTCGCGTTCCAACACGCAGACCTGGACGCCGACACGGCGGCGGCGGCGACCGTCGCCGCCAGCCCAGCGGTCTAG
- the FSF1 gene encoding Fsf1p (ancestral locus Anc_8.720): protein MASSVPGPIALPESRYDLSTYWGRVRHCMEIVDPTMLLTTSKDLVRAREIVSSYRHGELKETTPEFWHAKKQLDSTVHPDNGETVLLPFRMSSNVLSNLVVTAGMLTPNLGTAGTLFWQWANQSLNVAVNSANANKSHPMSTKQLITNYAVAVSASCGVAVGLNKLVPRLKNLKPHTKLILGRLVPFAAVVSAGIVNVFLMRGNEIRKGISVYDENGDEVGKSKKAAVIAVGETALSRVINATPVMVVPPLVLVRLQRSVLKGKSLGVQTVANLGVIALTAFTVLPFALALFPQRQGIHLSKLEPELRDKKDKNDKPINLVYFNRGM, encoded by the coding sequence ATGGCTTCTTCAGTACCAGGCCCAATTGCATTACCAGAATCGCGTTATGATTTGTCTACCTACTGGGGCAGAGTGCGCCACTGCATGGAGATCGTCGATCCTACCATGTTGCTCACTACTTCCAAGGACCTTGTTCGCGCTAGGGAGATCGTGAGCTCGTATCGTCATGGAGAGTTGAAGGAAACCACGCCTGAGTTTTGGCACGCTAAGAAACAACTGGACTCCACGGTGCATCCAGATAACGGTGAGACTGTGCTTTTACCGTTCCGTATGTCCAGCAATGTCTTGTCGAATTTGGTGGTTACCGCAGGTATGCTGACGCCAAACCTGGGCACTGCTGGTACTTTGTTCTGGCAGTGGGCAAACCAATCGCTGAACGTTGCTGTGAACTCGGCCAACGCCAATAAGTCGCATCCAATGTCCACCAAGCAGCTGATAACGAACTATGCGGTTGCCGTGAGTGCTTCTTGTGGTGTCGCTGTTGGTCTGAATAAACTGGTGCCCagattgaagaacttgaagccGCACACAAAATTGATCTTGGGACGGTTAGTGCCTTTCGCTGCCGTCGTCAGCGCTGGTATCGTCAACGTTTTCCTCATGAGAGGCAATGAAATCAGGAAAGGTATCTCTGTttatgatgaaaatggcGACGAAGTGGGAAAATCTAAAAAAGCCGCTGTCATTGCGGTTGGTGAAACCGCTTTGAGTAGGGTCATCAATGCTACGCCTGTCATGGTCGTGCCACCATTGGTTCTGGTCAGATTGCAGAGATCTGTGCTCAAGGGTAAGTCGCTTGGTGTCCAAACAGTTGCTAATTTGGGTGTCATCGCTCTAACCGCTTTCACTGTCTTGCCATTTGCTCTGGCGCTCTTCCCGCAGAGACAAGGCATTCATTTGAGCAAACTGGAGCCAGAATTGAGAGATAAGAAGGATAAAAACGACAAGCCGATTAATTTGGTCTACTTCAACAGAGGTATGTAA
- the ERG12 gene encoding mevalonate kinase (ancestral locus Anc_8.719), which yields MSLPFITSAPGKVIIFGEHSAVYNEPAVAASVSSLRTYLLVSQHEDPEAVELDFPDIQFKHKWSHSEFGCILKGETNSRALEMARTNTRELSQFLVESLESLHSDLKKSLFYHAAFSFSYLYICLCPQVKGVRFSIRSTLPIGAGLGSSASVSVALALAMNRLSGAITSDRELSIEDKKLVEEWSFVGEKCILGTPSGIDNAVATHGNAVLFKREMDGTTNFEFVDDFPQIPMLLTYTKIPRSTKTLVSNVRELVSKHPNIVKPILVAMGQLATRGAEILDSLSDENYHELLELVRVNHGLLVGLGVSHPGLEAVRSLSDSLEIGSTKLTGAGGGGCALTILKKDAKQSAVKQFKDTLENEHGYALYQTQLGGIGCSILPREAISDQDLKKIRILFTEDFDSKHLDQVLLPGECTLPWIT from the coding sequence ATGTCGCTACCTTTCATCACGTCTGCTCCAGGTAAAGTGATCATATTCGGTGAGCATTCCGCAGTTTACAATGAACCTGCAGTCGCTGCTAGTGTCTCTTCGTTGAGAACATATCTTCTGGTGTCGCAACACGAGGATCCGGAGGCAGTGGAGCTAGATTTTCCTGATATTCAGTTTAAGCACAAGTGGTCACACAGCGAGTTTGGCTGCATCCTGAAAGGCGAAACCAATTCCAGAGCTTTGGAAATGGCTCGAACGAATACTCGGGAGCTCTCTCAGTTTTTGGTCGAGTCTTTGGAGAGTTTGCATTCAGATCTGAAAAAATCGCTGTTTTACCATGCAGCTTTTTCGTTCTCGTATCTGTATATTTGCCTCTGTCCTCAAGTCAAAGGTGTGAGATTCTCTATCAGGTCTACTTTGCCCATTGGAGCGGGTCTAGGGTCCAGTGCGTCAGTTTCCGTGGCGCTTGCCCTGGCGATGAACAGGCTAAGTGGAGCGATCACTTCGGACCGCGAGCTGTCGATTGAAGACAAGAAACTGGTGGAGGAGTGGTCGTTCGTTGGTGAAAAATGCATACTCGGCACTCCATCAGGCATTGATAATGCGGTGGCTACTCACGGAAATGCCGTTCTGTTCAAAAGGGAGATGGATGGCACCACAAACTTTGAGttcgttgatgatttcCCTCAGATCCCAATGCTGTTGACTTATACTAAGATTCCGCGCTCCACTAAGACGCTTGTTTCGAATGTTAGAGAGCTGGTCTCTAAGCATCCTAACATTGTAAAACCAATTCTTGTGGCAATGGGACAATTGGCCACCAGAGGCGCCGAGATCTTAGATTCTCTCAGCGACGAGAACTATCATGAGTTGTTGGAACTGGTGCGTGTAAATCACGGGCTATTAGTCGGACTTGGCGTTTCTCATCCAGGACTCGAAGCTGTGAGGTCGCTAAGCGATTCTTTGGAAATCGGCTCAACAAAGTTGACTGGAGCAGGCGGTGGCGGTTGCGCCCTAACAattctgaagaaagatgCCAAGCAATCCGCGGTCAAACAATTCAAGGATACATTGGAAAATGAGCACGGTTACGCTCTTTACCAAACTCAATTGGGTGGCATCGGATGCAGCATCTTGCCCAGGGAAGCCATCAGTGACCAGGATCTCAAAAAAATTCGCATCCTCTTTACTGAGGACTTTGACAGCAAGCATCTGGACCAGGTTCTGTTACCAGGTGAGTGTACATTACCTTGGATCACCTGA
- the YTM1 gene encoding Ytm1p (ancestral locus Anc_8.721), whose amino-acid sequence MAEDKSQVKVKFFTREQDESLHVQDTPIYAPISLKRYGLSEIVNHLLGLEKAVPFDFLIDGELLRTSLQDYLTKKGLSSETSLNVEYTRAVLPPSYLASFNDEDWISSIDVGDRHIISGSYDGIVRTWNLSGKIDKQYSGHSGQIRAVKYISNTRLVSAANDRTLRLWKTKNDKVTREQALADDEDIEEGKTLAILEGHKAPVVSVDVASNSRILSGSYDNTVGFWSTIYKEMIAIDPMEELNNSTNNKVSTAARKRRKLALKDGSIRRRGPLALLESHTGPVEQAIFDATDNTVGYSVSQDHTIKTWDLVTARCVDTKTTSYSLLSMAQLPSLHLLACGSSARHITLHDLRANSSAKITQQQLVGHKNFVVSLDTCPENEYMLCSGSHDGTVKVWDVRANSPMYTITREDPTVQKGVNDKVFAVKWAKDVGIISGGQDKKLQINKGDNIFKTQ is encoded by the coding sequence ATGGCGGAGGATAAATCGCAAGTTAAAGTGAAGTTTTTCACCCGTGAGCAGGACGAATCGTTGCACGTTCAGGATACGCCGATCTATGCGCCAATCTCACTGAAACGGTATGGCCTCTCGGAGATCGTAAACCATTTGCTAGGTTTGGAAAAGGCTGTGCCctttgatttcttgattgaTGGCGAATTGTTGCGTACATCGCTACAGGATTAtctgaccaagaaaggACTGTCGAGCGAAACGTCTCTGAACGTGGAATATACCAGGGCCGTTCTTCCGCCATCATATCTAGCTAGTTTCAACGACGAAGATTGGATCAGCTCTATCGACGTCGGCGACAGGCATATCATTAGCGGATCCTACGACGGTATCGTCAGGACGTGGAACCTATCGGGGAAGATTGATAAACAGTACAGTGGACATTCAGGACAGATTCGTGCCGTAAAATATATTTCCAACACTAGATTAGTGTCTGCCGCGAACGATCGTACTTTGCGTCTGTGGAAGACCAAGAACGACAAGGTGACCCGCGAGCAGGCGCTAGCTGACGACGAAGACATCGAAGAAGGGAAGACATTAGCGATCCTGGAAGGTCACAAAGCTCCAGTGGTCTCAGTCGACGTGGCCAGTAACTCAAGAATACTGTCAGGCTCGTATGATAACACGGTTGGTTTCTGGTCCACAATTTATAAGGAAATGATCGCAATTGATCCTATGGAAGAACTGAACAATAGCACCAACAACAAAGTATCTACCGCTgcaaggaaaagaagaaagctcGCGTTGAAGGACGGGTCCATCAGAAGACGTGGTCCACTGGCACTTCTGGAGTCACACACTGGTCCGGTGGAGCAGGCTATATTCGATGCTACTGATAATACAGTTGGTTACTCGGTTTCGCAGGATCACACAATTAAGACTTGGGATCTCGTTACTGCACGTTGCGTCGACACAAAGACAACTTCATATTCATTGCTGTCAATGGCTCAACTACCAAGTTTGCATCTACTTGCGTGTGGTTCTAGCGCAAGACACATCACCCTTCATGATTTGCGTGCAAACTCCTCCGCCAAAATAACTCAACAGCAGCTTGTTGGTCATAAAAACTTTGTGGTTTCTCTGGATACGTGTCCGGAAAACGAATACATGCTGTGCTCTGGTTCTCATGACGGGACGGTAAAAGTCTGGGATGTGAGGGCCAATTCTCCTATGTACACTATCACAAGAGAAGATCCTACGGTTCAAAAGGGCGTCAATGATAAAGTTTTCGCTGTGAAATGGGCAAAAGACGTAGGCATCATCAGCGGAGGACAGGATAAGAAGCTTCAGATAAACAAAGGTGACAACATTTTCAAAACGCAGTGA
- the HRK1 gene encoding putative serine/threonine protein kinase HRK1 (ancestral locus Anc_8.716): MPNLLSRNPFHHQDQGSKSMGTGGQHSSPGKGSSPSGGATVTRNSRSFLNFMNRRQSNDSVRSERSTDSLQTTSTPSHNVSPHGNPHESTMATTTSPKPSHSMAELKRFFRPNLHRKNTGAGGHGPQRSSSTINLNLPFTHHQTGHSKHQVPAQGHHRQHQQHQPHSHSEHHVHTQSAIPPSSDSTLSLSNNINIYHDDAILAQKYGKLGKLLGAGAGGSVKVLVRPTDGATFAVKEFRPRKANESVNDYAKKCTAEFCIGSTLRHPNIIETLDIFSDSKQNKYYEVMEYCPIDFFAVVMTGKMSRGEINCCLRQLTEGVEYLHSMGLAHRDLKLDNCVMTSEGILKLIDFGSAVVFRYPMETEVAMAHGVVGSDPYLAPEVLTSTKSYDPQCVDVWSIGIIYCCMMLKRFPWKAPRESDENFRLYCLPDDVEHDYVASAKHHEKLLKERRERHGPHEHVHEQQPRNDPVPDGKDVPQEPAEEKTVNKSKVNESGDTECDKRSQDQTSGNPKEDLQPKEPKESNELKDVHPGNSKTEKVETHDLRSVASHKSNGPHHRKVIHGPYRLLRLLPHASRPIMSRILEVDPRKRATLADMYKDDWFRNIPFCTMDPKKQVIRAPGHHHTLVKEEDAHLETYKV, from the coding sequence ATGCCGAATTTGCTGTCGAGGAATCCATTCCACCACCAGGATCAGGGCTCGAAGAGTATGGGAACGGGAGGCCAGCATTCGTCTCCCGGCAAGGGCAGTTCGCCGTCGGGAGGGGCTACGGTGACGAGGAACTCACGGTCGTTCCTGAACTTTATGAATAGACGACAGAGCAACGACTCTGTGAGAAGTGAGCGGTCTACGGACTCGCTGCAGACAACTTCGACGCCGTCGCATAACGTGTCTCCGCATGGGAACCCCCACGAGAGCACGATGGCGACGACGACGTCGCCCAAGCCGTCGCACTCGATGGCGGAGCTGAAGAGGTTCTTCAGACCCAATCTGCACCGCAAGAACACTGGGGCGGGCGGACATGGGCCGCAGCGGTCCTCGTCGACGATCAATTTGAACTTGCCGTTCACGCACCACCAGACAGGACACTCGAAGCACCAGGTGCCGGCGCAGGGACACCACcggcagcaccagcagcaccagccACATTCGCATTCGGAGCACCACGTCCACACGCAGTCAGCGATACCGCCGAGCTCGGACTCGACGCTGTCGCTGTCGAACAACATCAATATCTATCACGACGATGCGATCCTGGCTCAGAAGTACGGGAAACTGGGCAAGCTGCTCGGGGCAGGGGCCGGAGGATCGGTGAAGGTGCTCGTGAGACCCACCGATGGGGCCACTTTTGCCGTGAAGGAGTTCAGGCCACGGAAAGCCAACGAGTCGGTGAACGACTATGCCAAGAAGTGCACCGCAGAGTTTTGTATTGGGTCGACGTTGCGCCATCCCAACATCATCGAGACGCTGGATATCTTCTCGGACTCCAAGCAGAACAAGTACTACGAGGTGATGGAATACTGTCCGATAGACTTCTTCGCTGTGGTTATGACAGGTAAGATGTCCCGTGGTGAGATCAATTGCTGCTTGAGACAGCTGACGGAGGGGGTCGAGTATCTGCACTCAATGGGGCTGGCTCACAGAGACTTGAAGCTGGATAACTGTGTGATGACTTCGGAGGGGATACTAAAGTTGATCGATTTCGGCAGCGCCGTGGTGTTTAGATATCCTATGGAGACTGAAGTGGCGATGGCACACGGCGTGGTTGGGAGTGATCCCTACTTGGCGCCCGAAGTCTTGACATCTACGAAAAGCTACGACCCGCAATGTGTCGATGTCTGGTCCATCGGGATCATCTATTGCTGTATGatgttgaaaagatttcCTTGGAAGGCTCCACGAGAATCAGATGAGAATTTCAGACTGTATTGCTTACCAGATGATGTGGAACATGATTACGTTGCTTCCGCAAAACATCATGAAAAGTTACTGAAGGAAAGACGAGAAAGGCACGGGCCGCATGAGCATGTACATGAGCAGCAGCCTCGCAATGATCCAGTTCCTGATGGAAAAGACGTACCACAAGAACCGGCCGAGGAGAAAACGGTGAACAAATCTAAGGTGAACGAATCAGGAGACACCGAATGCGATAAGCGATCCCAGGACCAAACATCAGGAAACCCAAAGGAGGATTTACAACCAAAAGAACCGAAAGAATCGAACGAATTGAAAGACGTGCATCCCGGCAATTCCAAAACTGAAAAGGTAGAAACCCACGATCTGAGATCTGTTGCTTCTCATAAATCTAACGGTCCCCATCACAGGAAAGTCATTCATGGACCGTACCGTTTGTTACGTTTATTGCCCCATGCTTCGAGACCTATAATGTCCAGAATACTTGAGGTAGATCCAAGGAAGAGAGCTACTTTGGCTGACATGTATAAGGATGATTGGTTCAGAAATATCCCCTTCTGCACAATGGATCCGAAAAAACAAGTAATAAGAGCACCAGGTCATCATCACACTTTGGtaaaggaagaagacgcTCATCTGGAGACTTACAAGGTTTAA